The genomic interval CTTCGCGATAAAAGACAATGACTTTTCTAATGACCGTATTACCCTCGTCAACTCTTCTTGTCCTCACCCCGTCCTTTTGCCGTACGGAACCGTCGTTGCTCCTCCTAATGACCAACATGCCCCTTCCCTTTACGGaatgaagagagagaaaaaaaaaatcatacgTGATGGAAGCTGAGGTTACGGGAAAGTCCCACAAGGCTATAACCGTAATTTAAAACTTCCTTTCTTCCTCACCACTGTCCCCAACCGCAATGCCGCTTGCTCTACTTTTGTCTTGTGTTTTTCTATCAACGGTTACGTCTCCTCCTTAAACGAGAGGTCACCCAAAACcagacacacacacacacaaacgcAGTTTTATCTCCCAATCTCTAAACTTTCAGAACAACTATgaagaagcaaaagaaagagtGCTTTGGAGGCTTCAACCCCTTTGATCTGCTCTCTGAAGAGATCATTTTCATGATCCTCGACCTTCTACACCGGAACCCGCTTGACAAAAAGTCCTTCTCTTTAGTTTGCAAGTCCTTCTACGCTACAGAATCCAAGCACCGGAGGACCCTGAAGCCTCTCCGGCAAGAACACCTCCCAGCAATCCTTTGCCGCTACCCCAATATCACCCATCTCGATCTCACCCTCTGCTCTCGTGTCACCGACGCCTCTCTCTCCATTATATCCAATGCATGCACCTCTACTCTTCGTTCCGTTGATTTCTCAAGAAGTCGCCTGTTTTCGACTTCCGGGTTGTTGGGTTTGGCTCTGAATTGTAAGAACCTCGTCGAGATTGATTTGTCCAACGGGACAGAATTGAAAGATTCAGCTATGGCAGCTGTTGCTGAGGCTAAGAATTTGGAAAAGCTGTGGCTAGCCAGGTGTAAGTCGATCACGGATTTGGGCGTGGGATGTGTTGCAGTTGGATGCAGAAAGTTGAGGTTCGTTTGCTTGAAGTGGTGCTTGGGGGTTGGTGATCTGGGTGTCGGTTTGATTGCTGTTAAGTGCAAGCAAATTCTTTACTTGGATCTCTCTTACTTGCCTGTAAGtcactttttgttttgtgtatGCTCctctttcattttccttttatggTTCTGTTTTTTCCTCTGTTACATGGGATTGTTTGTCAAGCTCAAGActttttctctgtttttgaatttgattattGGCTTGTTATTAATTCTTGTCTAGccttaaaattttcttctttccttaaCTGTTTGCATCTCGTATCTTATACTACTGTTTTAAATGCTGAACAGGTACTTTTCGTTGGAACTTATAAAGaaagatatattttttgttgacTGCTTTAACGTTGTGCAGATTACAAATAAATGTTTATCGTCTGTCTTGAAATTACAACATCTAGAAGATTTGGTTATGGAAGGATGCTTTGGTATCGACGATGACAGCCTTGCAGTCCTCAAGCACGGATGCAAGTCATTAAAGGTATATTCTTGTGGAAAGTTGGTTTATTTTAGGATTTCCACTTATTGTCTAGTATTTTGTTAAACACTGTCGGATTTTACTGGTACATTTGTCATATCTGAGGCCAGGGGAAATTGTTCCTTCTTTTCTACCCTGGGGCTCAGTTATCAATCGCCTAATCTATACTTATTGTCATGTTGAAACGGGGTTCGAGAGAAGTCTGATATTGTTTATAGGATTCCTGcatcttttattcttttgcgGTGTATGATTAAGGTGCTAAATTTTATGGTTTCTTTACTGAATTTGTCGTGTGTGCGATGGGACCTTATAATCTGGTTGTCGTACCTACACAGGATCCCAAAGgttgtttttgttcttgttaTTGTTCTCATTGAATAGTTTAAttgacaaaaatcattttacttgTCCTTTATTAGAGTCTTGATGTGTCGACTTGTCAGAATATCACTGACAGTGGCTTGTCTTCCCTAATAAGCGGTGCTGAAGGTCTGCAGCAACTCACATTAGCCCATGGTTCTCCAGTAAGTCTTTCTATATTGttatctctttctctcctAACAGGttccttttatatatttgaaaagcTTTTATCCTACTCTTTTGTAGTTATAACGTAGCATTTGGTGACGCTGCAGGTAACTTCTTCCCTTGCTGATTGTTTGAAGAAGCTTTCCCTGTTGCAGTCAGTTAAATTGGATGGTTGTCTGATTACCTATGATGGGTTGAAAACCATTGGAAATTGGTGTCTGTCGCTAAGGGAGCTGAGCTTAAGTAAATGTTTAGGAGTGACAGATGAAGGCCTCTCATCAGTTGTAACAAAACACAAAGACTTAAGGAAGCTAGACATTACATGTTGCCGCAAGATAACTGATGTTTCTGTAGCCCACATCACAAATTCGTGcaactttctttcttctctcagGATGGAGTCATGCACTCTGGTTTCTAGAAAAGCCTTTGGTTTGATTGGACAGCAGTGCCATTTGCTTGAAGAGC from Theobroma cacao cultivar B97-61/B2 chromosome 5, Criollo_cocoa_genome_V2, whole genome shotgun sequence carries:
- the LOC18597439 gene encoding F-box/LRR-repeat protein 3, with product MKKQKKECFGGFNPFDLLSEEIIFMILDLLHRNPLDKKSFSLVCKSFYATESKHRRTLKPLRQEHLPAILCRYPNITHLDLTLCSRVTDASLSIISNACTSTLRSVDFSRSRLFSTSGLLGLALNCKNLVEIDLSNGTELKDSAMAAVAEAKNLEKLWLARCKSITDLGVGCVAVGCRKLRFVCLKWCLGVGDLGVGLIAVKCKQILYLDLSYLPITNKCLSSVLKLQHLEDLVMEGCFGIDDDSLAVLKHGCKSLKSLDVSTCQNITDSGLSSLISGAEGLQQLTLAHGSPVTSSLADCLKKLSLLQSVKLDGCLITYDGLKTIGNWCLSLRELSLSKCLGVTDEGLSSVVTKHKDLRKLDITCCRKITDVSVAHITNSCNFLSSLRMESCTLVSRKAFGLIGQQCHLLEELDLTDNEIDDEGLKSISRCSKLSNLKLGICLNITDEGLIHIGRGCSKLIELDLYRCAEITDLGILAIAQGCPGLEMINIAYCKDITDRSLLSLSKCSCLKTFESRGCSRITSLGLTAIAVGCKELSKLDIKKCHNIDDAGMLPLAHFSQNLRQINLSHSSVTDVGLLSLASISCLQNITILHLKGLTPSGLAAALLACAGLRKVKLQAAFRWLLPHRLFEHLEARGCMFQWRDKVLQVELDPKCWKLQLEDPMP